In one Candidatus Omnitrophota bacterium genomic region, the following are encoded:
- a CDS encoding FecR domain-containing protein, with protein sequence MKKILTVFSILALLAGTYLFPFSNASSQETKGLSQDNGIILFMQGDVKVKSEKSDAWLDAKKGMILLKGDSLKTGPDSWAEIGFGKDFANSVRVQENTHVIFTDLGATKINLIQGELRSLVEKLSKNRIFEIKTAVSVCGVRGTGWDMVTNGKTAEAYVYENIVFFSGLGQGLSSESVILDAGKMGILSDPQKAIAIEDLPVEKMYDWQKWKKDFIERRGAGTGPSPQDRASSAEEVQAATEAGMEKVKPVISDINDERDIDRRLESETTTNHGYE encoded by the coding sequence ATGAAAAAGATTCTGACCGTATTTTCCATTTTAGCCCTTCTTGCGGGAACTTACCTTTTTCCATTCTCAAATGCGTCATCCCAGGAAACAAAAGGCCTATCCCAGGATAATGGTATTATACTCTTTATGCAGGGTGATGTAAAAGTAAAATCTGAAAAATCAGATGCCTGGCTTGATGCCAAGAAAGGGATGATCCTTTTAAAAGGCGATAGTCTAAAAACCGGCCCGGATTCATGGGCCGAAATAGGATTTGGCAAGGATTTTGCCAACTCCGTAAGAGTGCAGGAGAATACTCATGTAATATTTACCGACCTTGGCGCCACAAAGATAAATCTTATACAAGGGGAACTCCGTTCGCTTGTGGAAAAATTGAGCAAAAACAGAATATTTGAGATAAAGACGGCTGTCTCTGTATGCGGCGTAAGGGGAACGGGTTGGGATATGGTGACAAACGGCAAAACCGCCGAGGCCTACGTGTATGAAAATATCGTATTTTTCTCCGGTTTGGGCCAGGGGCTAAGCAGCGAAAGCGTTATATTGGACGCCGGTAAGATGGGCATCCTATCGGACCCCCAAAAGGCGATTGCCATAGAAGACCTGCCTGTCGAAAAAATGTACGACTGGCAAAAGTGGAAAAAAGATTTTATCGAAAGAAGGGGCGCCGGGACCGGCCCGTCACCGCAAGACCGCGCCAGTTCCGCCGAAGAAGTGCAGGCGGCCACTGAGGCGGGGATGGAAAAAGTGAAACCGGTTATCTCTGATATAAATGACGAAAGGGATATCGATAGAAGGCTTGAATCCGAAACAACGACAAATCACGGTTACGAATGA
- a CDS encoding STAS domain-containing protein, translated as MMEGDKTLFVSVEKKVKSIVEGVYLVKAKGRIDSDTYTILDKKIKPILLSSTKLIILDMEYVDYISSAGLSVIFQAKKIVEGNNGSLIIVSLQPQIKKVFEVMKALPSQNIFRNMAEVDAYLDMVQKREIEKQREKML; from the coding sequence ATGATGGAAGGCGATAAGACGTTATTTGTAAGCGTAGAAAAGAAGGTGAAGAGCATAGTAGAGGGCGTATATTTGGTCAAGGCCAAGGGCCGTATAGATTCCGACACATATACGATTCTTGACAAGAAGATAAAGCCTATTCTTTTATCTTCCACAAAGCTGATAATCCTGGATATGGAATACGTCGATTATATAAGCTCGGCCGGCCTTTCGGTGATATTCCAGGCGAAGAAGATCGTCGAGGGAAATAACGGCTCGCTTATTATTGTAAGCTTGCAGCCGCAAATCAAAAAGGTATTCGAGGTCATGAAGGCCCTGCCGTCCCAGAATATATTCCGGAACATGGCCGAAGTAGACGCATATCTCGATATGGTCCAGAAGAGGGAGATAGAGAAACAGAGAGAAAAGATGCTTTAA
- a CDS encoding radical SAM protein, with protein sequence MRLLVSDDKGKIFDVPGIEPAGMKAGNFFRLKREDFVKLPPGSELFMLPRRAAIGYDAGSGNFTAPEKGPCFAVAAFASPGYTATYNSAYVEIKAPKSLKPLPLFSYAACAFHKGKFYVAAVRVDSELRQELRFMNAALIRKNAARFKKIFPKNRLVRHLEKCALLYCCPAAKNFFLSRYEAPLPTSPYCNAFCLGCISCQPDSEIPITQPRIKFVPTPNEISEVALFHMENVADPVVSFGQGCEGEPLLVADVIQKAIRLIRKETKKGIININTNACSPNAISKLFDAGLDSMRVSLNSAREMYYNMYYKPRGYKFRDVLMSVKTAKKKGGFVSVNYLTMPGFTDLKSEFAAFKGLIGKYNIDMVQWRNLNYDPLRYFNQLRINVRPSELLGVREVIKALKKKYAHIMTGYFNPSKARIRRNRP encoded by the coding sequence TTGAGACTTCTTGTGTCCGATGATAAGGGTAAGATATTTGATGTTCCGGGGATTGAGCCGGCGGGGATGAAGGCCGGCAATTTTTTCCGGTTGAAGCGGGAAGATTTTGTTAAGCTTCCGCCGGGAAGCGAGCTTTTTATGCTGCCAAGAAGGGCGGCGATCGGCTATGACGCCGGAAGCGGGAATTTTACCGCGCCGGAGAAAGGCCCGTGTTTTGCCGTCGCAGCATTCGCGTCTCCCGGATATACCGCAACCTATAATAGCGCGTACGTCGAAATAAAGGCCCCTAAGTCATTGAAACCGCTGCCGCTTTTCTCGTACGCCGCCTGCGCTTTCCATAAAGGTAAATTTTACGTTGCCGCTGTAAGAGTCGATAGCGAACTCCGCCAGGAGTTGCGCTTTATGAATGCAGCCCTTATCAGAAAAAACGCGGCGCGTTTTAAGAAGATATTTCCGAAAAACCGGCTGGTGAGGCATCTTGAGAAATGCGCACTTCTTTATTGCTGTCCCGCGGCCAAGAATTTCTTTCTATCCAGATATGAGGCGCCGCTGCCAACGTCACCTTACTGCAATGCCTTTTGCCTTGGCTGCATATCGTGCCAGCCCGATTCAGAAATACCCATAACGCAGCCGCGCATAAAGTTTGTTCCCACTCCGAATGAGATATCAGAGGTTGCGCTTTTTCATATGGAAAATGTGGCCGACCCCGTCGTGAGCTTCGGCCAGGGCTGCGAAGGAGAGCCGCTTTTAGTAGCGGATGTGATTCAGAAGGCAATAAGGCTTATCAGGAAAGAGACGAAAAAGGGCATCATAAATATTAATACGAATGCCTGCTCGCCCAACGCCATTTCTAAATTGTTCGATGCCGGCCTCGACAGCATGCGTGTAAGCTTGAATAGCGCCAGGGAAATGTATTATAATATGTATTATAAGCCGCGCGGCTACAAATTCAGGGATGTCCTCATGTCCGTAAAGACAGCCAAGAAAAAGGGCGGCTTTGTCTCGGTAAATTATCTCACTATGCCCGGCTTCACCGATTTGAAGAGCGAATTCGCCGCGTTTAAAGGCCTGATCGGCAAATATAATATCGATATGGTCCAGTGGCGCAATTTGAATTATGACCCTTTAAGATATTTTAACCAACTGCGGATAAATGTCAGGCCGTCCGAATTGCTGGGTGTAAGAGAGGTAATCAAAGCGCTAAAGAAGAAATATGCGCATATCATGACGGGCTATTTTAATCCGTCCAAAGCGCGAATACGGCGAAACCGCCCGTAA